One genomic segment of Pseudoalteromonas sp. GCY includes these proteins:
- a CDS encoding HD domain-containing protein gives MTLKMHELEKACEEFMLSTPCADTAHDLSHIKRVVKVAKSLCEAECADPAVVIPAAWLHDCVAVAKNHPDRPLASKLAADKAVAFLTELKYDTDKLEAIHHAIVAHSFSAGVTPKTLEAKIVQDADRMDALGAIGVSRCMKVGGAIARNLYNVEDPFCEYRKADDTKYTLDHFFIKLLHIKDNMHTTAAREQAQARTRYMLDFLEQLKSEIAD, from the coding sequence ATGACGTTAAAAATGCATGAATTAGAAAAAGCATGTGAAGAGTTTATGCTGTCGACACCATGTGCAGATACTGCCCATGATTTGTCTCATATCAAGCGTGTAGTTAAAGTCGCAAAGTCGCTTTGCGAAGCCGAGTGTGCGGACCCTGCTGTGGTGATCCCTGCCGCTTGGTTACATGATTGTGTTGCCGTAGCAAAAAATCATCCAGATAGGCCGCTGGCGTCGAAATTAGCTGCAGATAAGGCGGTTGCCTTCCTAACAGAGTTGAAGTACGACACGGATAAACTCGAGGCGATTCACCACGCCATTGTTGCACACAGTTTTAGCGCCGGTGTCACACCCAAGACATTAGAAGCCAAAATTGTCCAAGATGCAGACAGAATGGATGCGTTAGGGGCGATAGGTGTTAGCCGCTGTATGAAAGTAGGTGGGGCGATAGCGCGCAATCTCTACAATGTAGAAGACCCTTTTTGTGAGTACCGGAAAGCTGACGATACCAAATATACCTTAGATCACTTTTTCATTAAATTGCTGCATATTAAAGATAACATGCATACGACCGCAGCCCGTGAGCAGGCACAAGCCCGTACTCGGTATATGCTGGATTTTTTAGAACAACTGAAATCAGAAATCGCGGATTAA
- the cysB gene encoding HTH-type transcriptional regulator CysB has product MKLQQLRYIVEVLNHNLNVSATAESLYTSQPGISKQVRMLEDELGVQIFGRSGKHLTHVTGAGNEIINIAREILSKVEGIKAVANEHTLPDQGKLNIATTHTQARYALPPVIQGFMKKYPAVSLHMHQGTPQQISDAAARGDADFAIATEALHLYSDLVMLPCYHWNRSIVVAKDHPLAQKGSALTVQDVAKYPLITYVFGFTGRSELDKAFNAHGLEPHIVFTATDADVIKTYVRLGLGVGVLASMALDEKSDSDLVCIDASHLFEASTTKIGFRKGSFLRGYMYDFIERFAPHLTKDVVERASLLRNQDDIDKLFEGMTLPVK; this is encoded by the coding sequence ATGAAATTACAACAATTGAGATATATCGTCGAAGTGTTGAATCACAACCTTAATGTGTCAGCGACGGCGGAAAGTTTATATACCTCTCAACCTGGTATTTCAAAGCAAGTGCGCATGCTTGAAGACGAGTTGGGGGTGCAAATTTTTGGCCGTAGCGGTAAGCATTTAACGCATGTTACGGGCGCGGGTAATGAAATTATTAATATTGCTCGTGAGATCCTCTCTAAAGTGGAAGGGATCAAAGCGGTCGCAAATGAACATACCTTACCAGATCAAGGTAAACTGAACATCGCAACGACGCATACACAAGCTCGTTACGCATTACCTCCTGTGATCCAAGGGTTTATGAAAAAATACCCTGCGGTTTCTTTACACATGCATCAAGGCACGCCACAGCAAATCTCTGATGCTGCCGCTCGAGGTGATGCTGACTTTGCTATCGCTACCGAGGCACTGCATTTGTACAGTGATCTGGTCATGCTACCTTGCTATCACTGGAATCGCAGTATTGTGGTCGCCAAAGACCATCCTCTTGCACAAAAAGGCAGTGCACTGACGGTGCAAGACGTCGCTAAATATCCATTGATCACTTATGTATTTGGTTTTACTGGCCGCTCAGAACTTGATAAAGCATTTAATGCTCATGGTTTGGAGCCACACATCGTGTTTACAGCAACAGACGCTGATGTGATTAAAACCTATGTAAGATTAGGGCTCGGCGTTGGCGTATTAGCGTCAATGGCACTTGATGAAAAGTCTGATAGCGACTTAGTTTGCATCGATGCGAGTCACCTATTTGAAGCAAGTACGACAAAAATAGGTTTCAGAAAAGGAAGCTTCCTAAGAGGCTACATGTACGACTTTATTGAGCGATTTGCACCGCATCTCACAAAAGATGTGGTAGAGCGTGCAAGTTTGCTACGAAATCAAGATGATATCGACAAGCTATTTGAAGGTATGACGCTTCCAGTAAAGTGA
- a CDS encoding tetratricopeptide repeat protein, with product MDQNSTDNSANHDLEQQLLNVLEFVTSPLKADAKFPDLHDNTQALKKGLYYLKEKSFPLAAKWLRLAAMSGDLKAQFFLGLLFMKGQGVPPSPFHAAAWLSLASSQGHKGAEQVLLDVRRFLTTKRFRDAQCYAATLYEQIHQLQHISQ from the coding sequence ATGGATCAAAATAGCACCGACAACTCAGCAAATCATGACTTAGAACAGCAGCTGCTGAATGTGCTTGAATTTGTAACGTCGCCATTAAAAGCGGACGCAAAATTTCCAGATCTTCACGACAATACCCAAGCTTTGAAAAAAGGCCTCTATTACCTAAAAGAAAAATCTTTTCCGCTCGCGGCAAAATGGCTAAGACTGGCGGCGATGTCTGGTGATTTAAAGGCACAGTTTTTTTTAGGTTTGTTGTTTATGAAAGGTCAAGGAGTGCCACCCAGCCCCTTTCATGCAGCCGCTTGGTTAAGTTTGGCCAGCAGCCAAGGGCACAAAGGCGCCGAACAGGTACTACTAGATGTACGTCGCTTCCTTACAACTAAGCGCTTTAGAGATGCACAGTGCTATGCTGCAACACTTTACGAGCAAATCCATCAACTACAGCATATTAGCCAGTAA
- a CDS encoding DUF2938 domain-containing protein, which produces MENLYSMLMPAVVIGVGATIVMDLWAVVLSRLFAIKGLDYALVGRWIGHLCQGQLTHQGIGRSKPISGERVIGWGMHYLTGILFTLVLLLSVGKPWLIEPSLLIALVFGLITCVFPFFIMQPCFGAGIAASKLPEPNKARVKSMAAHLIFGFGLFLSSFIYVSLW; this is translated from the coding sequence GTGGAAAACCTATATTCGATGTTAATGCCAGCAGTCGTGATTGGCGTAGGTGCAACGATCGTTATGGATTTGTGGGCAGTTGTGCTAAGTCGCTTGTTTGCCATAAAGGGCTTAGATTATGCGTTGGTTGGTAGGTGGATTGGACACTTGTGTCAAGGTCAACTCACGCATCAAGGTATCGGGCGTAGTAAACCAATATCTGGTGAACGTGTCATTGGCTGGGGCATGCATTATCTCACCGGGATTTTATTCACCTTGGTGCTACTGCTGAGCGTGGGTAAGCCTTGGTTGATTGAGCCTAGCCTTTTGATTGCGTTAGTTTTTGGCTTAATAACGTGTGTTTTTCCATTTTTTATTATGCAACCCTGTTTTGGCGCAGGGATCGCAGCATCTAAATTACCAGAGCCGAATAAGGCAAGGGTAAAAAGTATGGCAGCACATTTGATTTTTGGCTTTGGATTGTTTTTAAGCTCGTTTATATATGTAAGCTTATGGTGA
- a CDS encoding M48 family metallopeptidase, with the protein MQYQLKKSRKRKSVAIKIKAGQVFVYAPEQICERWLHNWVESKSDWIKSKLALKIIPESPRPLETGTVQVFGETFIIQRGESTTSVIDFDNKKVLLKAVKNEWRELVALLSETLNDYLDMVIARYQPDIQARFDTLKIRVYKSRWGSFSSKGVLAFNTFLIGAPKWVIDYVVVHELCHFHVMAHNSAFWHLVTKHYGHDHKMARRYLRDHGRDLMIEH; encoded by the coding sequence TTGCAATATCAATTGAAGAAAAGCCGAAAGCGTAAGAGCGTTGCGATAAAAATAAAAGCTGGCCAAGTATTTGTTTATGCACCAGAGCAAATTTGCGAGCGCTGGTTACATAATTGGGTAGAAAGCAAATCCGATTGGATAAAATCAAAGCTTGCTCTAAAAATCATACCTGAGAGCCCTCGGCCACTGGAAACAGGAACTGTGCAAGTATTCGGCGAGACCTTTATCATTCAAAGAGGCGAAAGTACGACCTCTGTAATTGATTTTGATAACAAAAAGGTTTTACTTAAGGCTGTCAAAAATGAATGGCGTGAATTAGTTGCGCTGTTAAGCGAAACGCTAAATGACTATTTAGATATGGTTATTGCCCGGTATCAACCTGATATTCAAGCTCGCTTCGATACGCTAAAAATACGCGTTTACAAAAGCCGCTGGGGCAGTTTTTCATCTAAAGGCGTGCTTGCGTTTAATACGTTTTTGATTGGTGCGCCTAAGTGGGTAATTGATTATGTGGTAGTGCACGAACTTTGCCATTTTCATGTCATGGCACACAATAGCGCATTTTGGCATTTGGTAACAAAGCACTATGGCCACGACCATAAGATGGCTCGGCGTTATTTACGTGACCACGGTCGTGACTTGATGATTGAGCATTAG
- a CDS encoding ion channel yields the protein MADKPICQYVSPEGKKCSEIDMGSGYCFWHDNKFDKGGLELSQKLERYAKRGGLLQGLELKRANLEGLNLVNFENHHGYDLSYSNFYRANLKGAHLFNNTIKHASLMKADLREASLHCCNLESTNLLGIKLENTRIDNMELGEQLLQEQQAFEARRNRAKEDAEDLFLQSEEIYRLLRKGAENQGLFEMVGRFTYKELRMRHAQYPRFSKRHLISSFVDLLCGYGEKPENVIRFSLGMIVTCAFCYFLFGVSFQDQIMQLDLNNSVSENVMALLNSFYFSVVTFTTLGYGDITPVGISRLIAAVEAFTGSFSLALFVVVFVKQMTR from the coding sequence ATGGCTGATAAACCCATTTGCCAATATGTGTCACCTGAGGGAAAAAAATGCAGTGAAATCGATATGGGCTCAGGTTACTGCTTTTGGCATGACAATAAATTCGATAAAGGTGGCTTAGAGCTAAGCCAAAAGCTTGAACGCTACGCCAAGCGCGGCGGTTTGCTGCAAGGCTTAGAGTTGAAGCGAGCCAATTTAGAAGGGCTCAATCTTGTTAACTTTGAAAATCATCATGGCTATGATCTATCTTATAGCAACTTTTATCGTGCCAATTTGAAAGGGGCGCACCTGTTTAATAATACCATTAAGCATGCGTCGCTAATGAAGGCGGATTTGAGAGAAGCAAGTCTGCACTGCTGTAATTTAGAAAGCACCAATTTGCTTGGCATAAAGCTGGAAAACACCCGTATCGATAATATGGAACTCGGCGAGCAATTACTACAAGAGCAGCAAGCTTTTGAAGCTCGTAGAAACCGAGCGAAAGAAGACGCGGAAGACCTGTTCCTACAGTCCGAAGAGATCTATCGTTTACTACGTAAAGGCGCAGAAAACCAAGGATTATTTGAAATGGTTGGGCGCTTTACATACAAAGAGCTGCGCATGCGACATGCCCAGTATCCGCGATTTTCAAAACGCCATCTTATTTCAAGTTTTGTCGACTTACTGTGTGGGTATGGAGAAAAGCCGGAAAATGTCATTCGCTTCAGCCTAGGTATGATAGTCACCTGTGCATTTTGCTATTTTCTATTCGGCGTTTCGTTTCAAGATCAGATAATGCAGCTGGACTTAAACAACAGTGTATCTGAAAACGTGATGGCGCTGCTGAACAGCTTTTATTTTAGTGTCGTTACCTTCACAACTTTGGGGTACGGGGACATTACGCCAGTGGGGATCTCACGACTGATCGCAGCGGTAGAAGCGTTTACCGGCAGCTTTTCATTAGCGCTATTTGTGGTGGTTTTTGTAAAGCAAATGACGAGGTAA
- a CDS encoding SulA-like leucine-rich domain-containing protein, translating into MLHSNALLQPNNSTYYTLNEINNVIAEDEIVASLELLKVLHKCQHKQGWTLLVAPDNVPNKSLLESASVDASKLLVIRQKHIYDLEYVLKSAISNGNFAAVVIWTDIASVQTINKMELPVSDVAIHCFQSA; encoded by the coding sequence ATGTTACACAGCAATGCACTTCTACAGCCAAACAATTCAACTTATTACACACTTAACGAAATCAATAATGTAATAGCTGAAGATGAGATCGTCGCTAGCTTAGAGTTACTTAAAGTTTTACATAAATGTCAGCATAAACAAGGCTGGACGCTACTCGTTGCACCCGATAATGTACCAAACAAGTCACTACTAGAAAGCGCTTCAGTTGATGCAAGCAAGTTGCTCGTCATTAGGCAAAAGCACATATACGACCTTGAGTATGTACTTAAAAGTGCTATCAGCAATGGTAATTTCGCTGCTGTGGTGATTTGGACAGATATTGCTTCTGTGCAAACTATCAACAAAATGGAACTGCCGGTATCTGACGTTGCGATCCACTGTTTTCAAAGCGCTTAA
- a CDS encoding helix-turn-helix domain-containing protein codes for MDISEVAKKSGLPASTLRYYEEKGLIRSIGRQGLKRVFPPSILERLALITLGRNAGFSLDEIADMFTPEGKADIDRVKLQSKADQLNETIKHLTAMRDGLYHAAKCPAPSHFECPTFQKLLKRAAKARPDK; via the coding sequence ATGGATATCAGTGAAGTTGCAAAGAAGTCAGGTTTACCCGCTTCCACGCTTAGATATTATGAAGAAAAAGGGCTGATCCGATCGATTGGTCGACAAGGGCTCAAACGTGTTTTCCCCCCTTCGATACTTGAACGTCTAGCACTTATTACACTTGGCAGAAACGCAGGCTTTTCGTTAGATGAAATAGCAGACATGTTTACCCCCGAGGGTAAAGCGGATATTGATAGGGTGAAGTTACAATCCAAAGCGGATCAATTAAATGAAACCATTAAGCATTTAACTGCAATGCGAGATGGCCTCTATCATGCTGCAAAATGCCCTGCGCCAAGCCATTTTGAATGTCCTACATTTCAAAAGCTGTTAAAACGGGCGGCAAAAGCGAGGCCCGACAAATAA
- a CDS encoding class I SAM-dependent methyltransferase, whose translation MTCALYLQSGREKSLNRKHPWVFSKAIKKVKGKPALGDTVKIYSNEGKYLATAAYSPDSQIRARIWTFDESQHIDQAFFEQKLARALAAREYVIAEGGLTGFRLCAAESDGLPGVTIDKFDNYLVCQLLSAGAERHKGEIVMALQSLFPDCHVYERSDVDVRKKEGLDKITGPLAGDAPTAPVLISENGLKIEVDIIGGHKTGFYLDQRDSRAALERFVKDKEVLNCFCYTGTFGLYALRGGCSKVINVDVSQPALDTAKRNVEHNELDLSKAEFVKQDVFKLLRQYRDEGRQFDTIVMDPPKFAESKAQLNGACRGYKDINMIAMQILKPGGTLLTFSCSGLMEQNLFQKVVADAALDAGKELLIMERLNQAADHPIAGNYPEGFYLKGLICKVY comes from the coding sequence ATGACTTGCGCGCTATATCTGCAATCAGGCAGAGAAAAATCCCTTAACAGAAAACACCCTTGGGTTTTCTCAAAAGCCATTAAAAAAGTAAAAGGTAAACCTGCCCTCGGCGATACCGTCAAGATTTACAGCAATGAGGGGAAATACCTCGCCACAGCCGCTTACAGTCCAGACTCTCAGATCAGAGCCAGAATTTGGACATTTGATGAATCACAGCATATCGACCAAGCGTTCTTTGAGCAAAAGCTTGCACGAGCATTAGCAGCCAGAGAATATGTTATCGCTGAAGGTGGTTTAACTGGCTTTAGATTGTGTGCCGCAGAGTCAGATGGTCTGCCAGGTGTAACAATTGATAAGTTTGATAACTACTTGGTTTGTCAGTTGCTAAGCGCTGGTGCCGAGCGCCACAAGGGTGAAATAGTAATGGCATTGCAATCACTATTTCCTGATTGTCATGTTTACGAGCGCTCAGATGTTGATGTGCGCAAAAAAGAAGGCCTTGATAAAATTACCGGACCGCTTGCAGGCGACGCACCAACCGCACCAGTCCTTATAAGCGAAAATGGTTTAAAGATTGAAGTCGATATCATCGGCGGCCATAAAACTGGCTTTTATCTAGATCAACGCGACAGTCGAGCCGCGTTAGAACGCTTTGTAAAAGATAAAGAAGTGCTTAACTGCTTCTGCTACACCGGTACATTTGGCCTTTATGCGCTGCGCGGTGGCTGTAGTAAAGTAATCAACGTTGACGTATCGCAGCCAGCACTCGACACAGCTAAACGCAATGTAGAACATAATGAACTAGACTTATCGAAGGCTGAGTTTGTTAAGCAAGACGTGTTCAAACTACTAAGACAATATCGTGATGAGGGTCGTCAATTCGATACTATCGTGATGGATCCGCCAAAGTTTGCAGAAAGTAAGGCGCAGCTTAACGGTGCTTGTCGTGGCTATAAAGATATCAATATGATTGCCATGCAAATATTAAAGCCAGGTGGCACGTTACTAACTTTCTCATGTTCTGGCCTTATGGAACAAAACCTGTTCCAGAAAGTCGTTGCAGACGCTGCGCTCGATGCTGGTAAAGAATTGTTGATAATGGAAAGGCTAAATCAGGCAGCCGACCACCCAATTGCGGGCAATTATCCAGAAGGCTTTTACCTAAAAGGCCTAATTTGTAAGGTCTATTGA
- a CDS encoding response regulator has translation MSTREKRKNAPHLLVVDDEYFNYEMLEVALSGAFELSYANSGTSCLSNAIADPPDAILLDVCMPGLDGYDTCRMLKNTPETKDIPVLMVSGLESEKEQKAGFDAGCDAYVVKPFSMQSLLEKIKSMV, from the coding sequence ATGTCCACACGAGAGAAAAGGAAAAATGCACCGCACCTGCTGGTGGTTGACGACGAGTATTTTAACTATGAAATGCTTGAGGTGGCGCTGTCAGGGGCGTTTGAGCTGAGCTATGCAAACTCTGGTACGAGCTGTTTATCTAATGCGATTGCTGATCCTCCAGATGCTATTTTGCTTGATGTGTGTATGCCGGGTCTTGACGGTTACGACACCTGTCGAATGTTGAAAAATACACCAGAGACGAAGGACATTCCTGTATTAATGGTGTCTGGTTTAGAGTCCGAAAAAGAACAAAAAGCGGGATTCGATGCAGGCTGCGATGCCTATGTGGTAAAGCCATTTTCAATGCAATCGCTATTAGAAAAAATAAAATCAATGGTGTAG
- a CDS encoding VC2046/SO_2500 family protein — protein sequence MQIDGVLISESQLGSALNISVHETRSADFAMLLSMLSTDALDFSQFHLPKSEAAAKDNSEETLKKQFEIGPQKPLAPKEYNMLIGQHNAQLVSMGAMATLRLQENLNPEPFAARNDKKHIPLDVVENLEPAVKRRLASAQGKLALVADKAMDAAGFYDQIATGDMQSMLRATA from the coding sequence ATGCAAATTGATGGCGTTTTAATCAGTGAGTCGCAATTAGGATCCGCATTGAACATTAGTGTTCATGAGACGCGCTCTGCCGATTTTGCCATGCTGTTATCTATGCTATCAACCGATGCATTAGATTTTAGCCAATTTCACCTACCAAAATCTGAAGCTGCCGCAAAAGATAACTCAGAAGAAACACTAAAAAAGCAATTTGAAATAGGTCCACAAAAGCCGCTTGCGCCAAAAGAGTACAATATGCTTATTGGTCAGCATAACGCGCAGCTGGTATCTATGGGGGCGATGGCGACTTTGCGATTGCAGGAAAATTTAAATCCAGAACCTTTTGCTGCACGAAATGATAAAAAGCATATTCCACTCGACGTTGTAGAAAATTTGGAACCAGCGGTTAAAAGACGTTTGGCGAGCGCGCAAGGTAAACTGGCCTTAGTTGCTGATAAAGCAATGGATGCGGCTGGTTTCTATGATCAAATTGCAACGGGAGATATGCAGAGTATGTTACGCGCGACGGCGTAA
- a CDS encoding NCS2 family permease: MLERLFSLQAMHTNVRTEVIAGLTTFVTMVYIVFVNPAMLAEAGMDHGAAFVATCIAAAIGCFIMGLWANYPLALAPGMGLNAFFTYGVVLGMGYTWQSALGAVFMSGCLFLFLSVFKVREWVIQAIPIVLKRAIAAGIGAFLALIALKNAKIVIASDATLVQLGDITSPGPLLAIASFFVIAALMYREVKSGVLISILMVTGIAWGLGLVDYHGVVDMPPSIAPTYMQLDLSGIFELSMLSVVFAFLFVDLFDTSGTLVAVTQKAGLSDEHGRMPRLGRALSADSTATIAGSVLGTSTTTSYIESVSGVSVGGRTGLTAVVVGTCFLLMMFFAPLAQMVPAYATAGAILYVSVLMLQNLKLINWDEMSDAIPVSVVLLMTPLTFSIAHGIALGFISYTAVKLACNKANEISISVWVLTVLFIVKFAFG; encoded by the coding sequence ATGCTCGAGCGGTTATTTTCACTGCAAGCTATGCACACCAATGTAAGAACCGAGGTGATTGCTGGCTTGACGACATTCGTTACTATGGTTTACATCGTTTTCGTAAACCCTGCAATGCTAGCAGAAGCTGGTATGGATCACGGCGCTGCTTTTGTAGCAACTTGTATCGCAGCCGCAATCGGCTGTTTTATTATGGGGCTATGGGCAAACTATCCTTTAGCGCTTGCGCCTGGAATGGGCTTAAACGCCTTTTTTACCTATGGTGTTGTGCTTGGCATGGGTTATACATGGCAAAGTGCATTAGGCGCGGTATTTATGTCGGGCTGTTTATTTCTATTTTTGAGCGTATTCAAGGTTCGTGAGTGGGTGATCCAAGCTATACCTATCGTGCTAAAGCGTGCGATCGCGGCAGGTATTGGCGCATTCTTAGCGTTAATCGCGCTAAAGAACGCGAAAATTGTTATCGCAAGCGATGCTACATTAGTACAACTTGGTGATATCACTTCTCCCGGCCCGCTATTAGCCATTGCGAGCTTTTTTGTGATTGCGGCGCTCATGTACCGTGAAGTAAAAAGTGGCGTGCTTATCAGCATTTTAATGGTAACGGGTATTGCGTGGGGGCTTGGGCTTGTAGATTATCACGGGGTTGTTGATATGCCCCCAAGCATCGCGCCGACCTATATGCAGTTGGATTTGAGCGGAATTTTTGAGCTGTCCATGCTCAGTGTTGTGTTTGCATTTTTATTTGTCGATTTATTTGATACCAGTGGCACATTGGTTGCGGTGACGCAAAAGGCCGGATTATCTGACGAGCATGGTCGTATGCCAAGACTGGGTAGAGCACTGTCAGCTGATAGTACAGCGACGATTGCAGGCTCAGTGCTCGGTACCTCAACGACAACTTCATACATTGAATCAGTGTCAGGTGTATCCGTTGGTGGCCGAACAGGATTGACAGCCGTGGTTGTGGGGACCTGCTTCTTACTCATGATGTTCTTTGCGCCACTGGCACAAATGGTTCCCGCTTATGCAACAGCAGGCGCGATACTGTATGTGTCGGTATTAATGCTGCAAAACCTAAAGTTGATTAACTGGGATGAGATGAGCGATGCTATTCCGGTCAGTGTTGTGTTATTGATGACACCGCTTACGTTTTCAATCGCACATGGTATTGCTTTGGGTTTTATTTCTTATACGGCAGTTAAATTGGCGTGTAACAAAGCAAATGAAATCAGTATCAGCGTTTGGGTACTGACAGTACTCTTTATCGTTAAGTTTGCTTTTGGTTAA
- a CDS encoding PilZ domain-containing protein yields MINEDKRRFMRMAVDAVAKLTELESGKVHQGICHDLSATGLSVTVSDPIEANSTVDIFIDSSGDMIQPLSAHATVIRCSQEQDEQWVVGLEITKFN; encoded by the coding sequence ATGATCAATGAAGATAAACGCCGTTTTATGCGTATGGCGGTGGATGCAGTAGCAAAATTAACTGAACTTGAGTCGGGTAAAGTGCATCAAGGAATTTGTCACGATTTAAGTGCTACGGGGTTGTCGGTGACGGTGAGCGACCCAATTGAAGCAAATTCAACCGTTGACATTTTCATTGATTCCAGTGGCGATATGATCCAGCCACTTAGTGCTCATGCAACCGTGATCCGCTGTAGTCAAGAGCAGGACGAGCAGTGGGTTGTAGGACTTGAAATCACCAAGTTCAATTAG
- the queC gene encoding 7-cyano-7-deazaguanine synthase QueC, whose amino-acid sequence MSEKVVVIYSGGMDSYTVLNKAVREGHEVYALSFNYGQRHVKELQVAADVCAKLGVAHKVVDISAINQLLSGSSLTDDIDVPEGHYEEESMKSTIVPNRNMILLSLAVGYAVSLKANKVFYGAHSGDHAIYPDCRPEFVKKMDDVCRIANYDAVEIVSPYLNNSKIDILTDGLKMGLDYADTWTCYNGREKACGKCGACQERLEAFELNHATDPLPYE is encoded by the coding sequence ATGAGCGAAAAAGTTGTCGTCATCTATTCCGGCGGAATGGACTCTTACACTGTATTAAACAAGGCTGTCCGCGAGGGCCATGAGGTTTATGCACTGTCTTTTAACTATGGCCAGCGACATGTAAAAGAGCTACAAGTTGCCGCTGACGTATGTGCAAAACTCGGCGTTGCTCATAAGGTCGTTGATATTTCTGCTATCAATCAATTATTGTCAGGCTCTAGCCTAACAGATGACATCGATGTGCCAGAAGGCCACTATGAAGAAGAGAGCATGAAGAGCACGATTGTGCCTAATCGCAATATGATTTTGCTTTCTCTTGCGGTAGGTTACGCTGTCTCTCTAAAAGCAAATAAGGTATTTTACGGTGCTCACTCTGGCGATCATGCAATTTATCCAGATTGCCGCCCAGAGTTCGTTAAAAAGATGGATGATGTTTGTCGCATTGCGAACTACGACGCCGTTGAAATTGTGAGTCCTTACCTTAACAACTCAAAAATTGATATCCTGACTGACGGTCTAAAAATGGGATTAGATTACGCTGACACTTGGACGTGTTACAACGGCCGCGAAAAAGCATGTGGTAAGTGTGGTGCTTGCCAAGAGCGTCTCGAAGCGTTTGAACTAAACCACGCGACAGATCCGCTCCCGTACGAATAA
- a CDS encoding YchJ family protein has product MSCYCNSSLPYSQCCEPYLKGQKFAERPQILMRSRYTAYCLKDAKYIHDTYAHAEQAQNNVNDIAAFANYAHFIKLEVLEEVVEATQGIVEFKAHYIAENTHYILHERSNFITEAGRWYYLDGELYDTPTTKVGRNDVCPCGSDKKYKKCHGS; this is encoded by the coding sequence ATGTCTTGTTATTGCAATTCATCTCTTCCCTATTCACAATGTTGTGAGCCTTATCTTAAGGGACAAAAATTCGCAGAGCGTCCACAAATACTCATGCGCTCTCGCTATACTGCATACTGCTTAAAAGATGCAAAGTATATTCATGACACCTACGCCCATGCTGAACAAGCACAAAACAATGTCAACGATATTGCTGCATTTGCTAATTACGCACACTTTATAAAATTGGAAGTGCTAGAAGAAGTAGTAGAAGCTACTCAGGGGATCGTTGAGTTTAAGGCGCACTATATCGCGGAAAACACGCATTATATACTCCATGAGCGGTCAAATTTTATTACCGAAGCAGGCAGATGGTATTACTTAGATGGCGAATTGTACGATACGCCTACAACCAAAGTAGGCAGAAATGACGTCTGTCCGTGCGGCAGTGATAAAAAGTACAAAAAGTGCCACGGTAGCTAA